A portion of the Megalobrama amblycephala isolate DHTTF-2021 linkage group LG23, ASM1881202v1, whole genome shotgun sequence genome contains these proteins:
- the gcna gene encoding germ cell nuclear acidic protein: protein MDSGTVSLFQRVSEKLGWDGDGGLDKAEEKLRKSLKKSRRPALGSFNSNPSSGSDPAHRLLLSDTDGSGKENPSPEEHMLLSSDDEDFDKFLAAKATPKSTFKQSAPSAQKPREPIKILSSDSDDEFEIFLNRVKTPKAKVRSQSVSSSDDSLKRFIVDSMSSDDDFVTERKPSINKGKAKTARTPKSVQKTEKRPPPHCDSPVFLSDSDDDSNIVIKSTWRTRHSRPPSEELHITSKNREETAKPCVPPPAVTVTTHSSRDDSCSSEEEFQSLLDRVRQNQSLGGRTLASPKPPPEPKPRAPCLSTPSARGKKAGSHLPVNGPSIIQTPVHRTPSSRPVSHTEPRAPPNSRVVVCKTPGCFLQSLSVPGSSYCRSFKQNKEELTSKLYQLYNTSVFDSKLPTDMSVTWNKKMRKTAGYCISGQERGTGKRYARIELSDKVCDSADRLRDTLVHEMCHAATWLINNVRDGHGPFWRLHARKAMLAHPELPMVTRCHSYDINYKYQYQCNRCKNTIGRHSKSLDTTKFVCALCTGQLVLLTPSKPRAPTPFANFVKENYSSARQELAGQSHGEVMRKLSADFASKTRLSQS, encoded by the exons ATGGATTCCGGCACTGTATCGCTTTTTCAGAGAGTCTCTGAAAAACTGGGCTGGGACGGAGATGGTGGCCTTGATAAAGCTGAAGAGAAG TTGAGGAAGAGCTTGAAGAAGAGCAGACGTCCAGcgctgggcagttttaactcGAACCCGTCCTCAGGCTCAGATCCAGCACACCGACTGCTGCTGTCTGACACTGACGGCTCAGGGAAAGAGAATCCATCTCCAGAGGAACACATGCTGTTGTCGTCAGATGATGAGGACTTTGATAAGT TTCTTGCTGCAAAGGCTACACCAAAATCCACATTTAAACAGTCTGCACCATCTGCCCAGAAACCAAG AGAACCAATTAAAATTTTGTCTTCAGATAGTGATGATGAATTTGAAATAT ttttaaatcGAGTCAAAACCCCAAAGGCTAAAGTCCGGTCGCAGTCTGTGAGTAGCAGTGATGACAG TTTGAAACGCTTCATAGTGGACAGCATGTCTTCTGATGATGATTTTGTCACTGAGAGGAAGCCTTCCATTAATAAAG GGAAAGCCAAGACTGCTAGAACTCCTAAATCAGTTCAGAAGACCGAGAAACGACCTCCACCTCACTGCGATTCTCCAGTCTTCCTAAGCGACAGTGATGATGACAGTAACATTGTTATTAAGAGCACCTGGAGGACCAGACACAGCCGTCCACCATCAGAGGAACTTCACATCACAAGTAAAAACAGAGAGGAGACTGCAAAACCTTGTGTTCCTCCACCAGCAGTCACTGTGACGACACACAGCAGTAGAGATGACTCATGCAGTTCTGAGGAGGAGTTCCAGTCCTTACTAGACCGAGTCAGACAAAATCAGAGTCTAGGAGGCAGAACACTTGCGAGCCCAAAGCCGCCTCCAG AACCCAAACCACGAGCTCCCTGTTTGTCGACACCATCTGCCAGGGGTAAGAAAGCTGGGAGCCATTTACCGGTTAATGGACCGTCCATAATCCAGACCCCAGTGCATCGGACGCCCAGCAGCAGACCAGTGAGCCATACTGAACCCAGAGCTCCTCCCAACAGCAG AGTGGTGGTTTGTAAAACTCCCGGCTGCTTCCTGCAGTCTCTGTCTGTACCTGGATCATCGTACTGCCGCAGCTTCAAACAGAACAAAGAGGAGCTGACCAGCAAACTCTACCAGCTTTACAACACCAGCGTGTTTGACAGTAAG CTTCCCACCGACATGTCTGTCACATGGAACAAGAAGATGCGTAAGACAGCAGGATATTGCATCTCAGGCCAGGAGCGTGGCACTGGGAAACGATACGCCCGCATTGAGCTGTCTGACAAAGTGTGCGACTCTGCAG ATCGCTTACGTGATACGTTAGTCCATGAAATGTGTCATGCTGCCACATGGCTCATAAACAATGTTCGTGACGGTCACGGGCCTTTCTGGAGGCTTCATGCCCGTAAAGCAATGCTGGCACATCCTGAGCTACCGATGGTTACCCGATGCCACAGTTATGACATCAACTACAAATACCAATATCAGTGTAACCGCTGTAAGAACAC GATCGGACGACACTCTAAGTCACTGGACACTACGAAGTTTGTGTGTGCTTTGTGCACCGGACAGCTGGTTTTGTTGACTCCCTCAAAGCCCCGGGCACCCACACCCTTTGCTAACTTTGTGAAGGAGAACTACAGCTCAGCGAGACAGGAACTGGCAGGCCAGAGTCACGGTGAGGTCATGCGCAAACTCAGTGCCGACTTCGCCAGCAAGACACGTCTCAGTCAAAGCTGA
- the cetn2 gene encoding centrin-1: protein MATSPKRPSLGAVAPRKKANPKPELTEEQRQEIREAFELFDTDGSGYIEVKELKVAMRALGFEPKKEEIKKMIAEVDKDATGKISFNDFLAVMNQKMAEKDSKEEILKAFRLFDDDETGKISFRNLKRVAKELGENLTDEELQEMIDEADRDGDGEVNQQEFLRIMKKTSLY from the exons ATG GCCACTAGTCCCAAAAGACCCTCACTGGGGGCAGTAGCCCCTCGTAAAAAAGCCAATCCAAAGCCTGAACTGACAGAGGAGCAAAGGCAGGAGATCCGAGAGGCGTTTGAACTCTTTGACACTGATGGTTCTGGTTATATTGAGGTGAAGGAGTTAAAG GTGGCCATGAGAGCGCTGGGGTTTGAGCCTAAAAAGGAGGAAATCAAGAAAATGATTGCAGAGGTTGATAAGGATGCAACTGGAAAGATCTCGTTCAATGATTTTCTGGCAGTGATGAACCAAAAAATG GCTGAAAAGGACTCTAAAGAAGAAATTCTTAAGGCTTTCCGGCTGTTTGACGATGACGAGACTGGAAAAATATCTTTCCGGAATCTAAAGAGAGTGGCCAAAGAACTGGGGGAAAACCTCACAGACGAGGAGCTGCAG GAAATGATTGATGAAGCAGACAGAGATGGTGATGGAGAAGTTAACCAGCAGGAATTTCTTCGCATCATGAAGAAAACAAGTTTGTACTGA